The Hydrogenophaga crocea genome contains a region encoding:
- a CDS encoding type II 3-dehydroquinate dehydratase gives MKPSVHILNGPNLNLLGIREPHLYGHTTLAQVEQRCTALAAELGLGCVFRQSNHEGVLVDWVQEARAAGAAVVINPAGLSFRSIPLLDALKTLDLPVVEVHITNLHRREPMYQQSVTAIGATGVICGLGPIGYELALHAIAQRLREAAPAA, from the coding sequence ATGAAGCCAAGCGTCCACATCCTCAATGGCCCCAACCTCAACCTGTTGGGCATCCGCGAGCCGCACCTCTACGGCCACACCACGCTCGCGCAGGTGGAGCAGCGCTGCACCGCGCTTGCGGCCGAACTCGGGCTGGGCTGCGTGTTCCGGCAATCGAACCACGAGGGCGTGCTGGTCGACTGGGTACAGGAAGCGCGCGCCGCGGGCGCGGCCGTGGTGATCAACCCCGCGGGCCTGTCGTTTCGCTCCATCCCGCTGCTGGACGCGCTCAAGACGCTGGACCTGCCCGTGGTCGAGGTGCACATCACCAACCTGCACCGCCGCGAGCCGATGTACCAGCAGTCGGTGACGGCCATCGGCGCCACGGGCGTGATCTGCGGCCTGGGCCCGATCGGCTACGAGCTCGCGCTGCACGCCATTGCACAGCGCCTGCGCGAAGCCGCGCCCGCCGCTTGA
- a CDS encoding 4-hydroxyphenylpyruvate dioxygenase, with the protein MSAWLLDPAPAPAREPLQASHSDAHNPIGLDGIEFIEYTTLKPQALGQVLEMMGFQPVARHRSREVLLYRQGGLNIVVNANPVDALGAAHGGPQPVIGAVGLRVRDARAAREYVLSRGGWEVPTHPEAMELNIPAIHGVGGSRLHLIDRWRDFSIYDVDFVPIPGVERQPPALFPLRFFGLVQYIGLARSPDWTAFYETLLGATPIPDEQRFGIMPAGQLMRVPAQQPANGFLLQLVEPAVDALDGDAERESWQRIGLGVPDVLAAVRTLRARGVEFVESEAAHSGQRGAITKAYLGSVVFELVQDPLAAQP; encoded by the coding sequence ATGAGCGCCTGGCTGCTCGACCCCGCCCCCGCCCCCGCCCGTGAGCCGCTGCAGGCCTCGCACAGCGACGCGCACAACCCGATCGGCCTCGACGGCATCGAGTTCATCGAATACACCACGCTCAAGCCCCAGGCCCTGGGCCAGGTGCTTGAGATGATGGGCTTCCAGCCTGTGGCGCGGCACCGCTCGCGCGAGGTGCTGCTGTACCGCCAGGGCGGCCTGAACATCGTGGTGAACGCCAACCCGGTGGACGCGCTGGGCGCGGCCCACGGCGGTCCGCAGCCCGTGATCGGCGCCGTGGGCCTGCGCGTGCGCGACGCGCGCGCCGCGCGCGAGTACGTGCTCTCGCGCGGCGGCTGGGAGGTGCCCACCCACCCCGAGGCCATGGAGCTCAACATCCCCGCGATCCACGGCGTGGGCGGCAGCCGCCTGCACCTGATCGACCGCTGGCGCGACTTCTCCATCTACGACGTCGACTTCGTGCCCATCCCCGGCGTGGAGCGCCAGCCGCCCGCGCTGTTCCCGCTGCGCTTCTTCGGCCTGGTGCAGTACATCGGCCTGGCGCGCAGCCCCGACTGGACCGCCTTCTACGAAACCCTGCTGGGCGCCACGCCCATTCCCGACGAGCAGCGCTTCGGCATCATGCCCGCCGGCCAGCTCATGCGCGTGCCCGCGCAGCAGCCCGCCAACGGCTTCCTGCTGCAGCTGGTGGAGCCCGCGGTGGACGCGCTCGACGGCGACGCCGAGCGCGAGAGCTGGCAGCGCATCGGCCTGGGTGTGCCCGACGTGCTCGCCGCGGTGCGCACGCTGCGCGCGCGCGGCGTGGAATTCGTCGAGTCCGAGGCCGCGCACTCGGGCCAGCGCGGCGCCATCACCAAGGCCTACCTGGGCAGCGTGGTGTTCGAACTGGTGCAGGACCCGCTCGCCGCACAGCCATGA
- a CDS encoding IclR family transcriptional regulator, giving the protein MNLALDRGLSLLEHLARHPDGLPLALMAEELDIPLSACHRLLSDLQHRGYVRQKRKQGDYQLTTKVVSIGLGYLSHGGLVDIAGPLLERLAQQSGELVRLSIVDDDRLTFVAKAQGERQQGVRYDPDMGADVWLSCSASGHAWLATLSDERAVALVARQGYGSTRDFGPKAPTTIKALLGFLHAARVRGYAMIDEVFAPGMCAMAAPVLRRQQCIGVISIAGPRSRLGPAAMQALAPSLLAAAAELGPVSNASGLFGRPPLGKG; this is encoded by the coding sequence ATGAACCTCGCCCTGGACCGCGGCCTCTCGCTGCTCGAACACCTGGCCCGCCACCCCGACGGCCTGCCGCTCGCGCTGATGGCCGAAGAGCTCGACATTCCCCTGAGCGCCTGCCACCGCCTGCTATCGGATCTGCAGCACCGCGGCTACGTGCGGCAGAAGCGCAAGCAGGGCGACTACCAGCTCACCACCAAGGTGGTGTCGATCGGCCTGGGCTACCTGAGTCACGGCGGGCTGGTCGACATTGCGGGCCCCCTGCTCGAGCGGCTCGCGCAGCAATCGGGCGAACTGGTGCGGCTCTCGATCGTGGACGACGACCGCCTGACCTTCGTGGCCAAGGCCCAGGGCGAGCGCCAGCAGGGCGTGCGCTACGACCCCGACATGGGCGCGGACGTGTGGCTGTCGTGCTCGGCCTCGGGCCATGCGTGGCTGGCCACGCTGAGCGACGAGCGCGCGGTGGCGCTGGTGGCGCGCCAGGGCTATGGCAGCACGCGCGACTTCGGCCCCAAGGCGCCCACCACCATCAAGGCCCTGCTGGGCTTTCTGCACGCCGCGCGCGTGCGCGGCTACGCCATGATCGACGAGGTGTTTGCGCCGGGCATGTGCGCCATGGCCGCGCCGGTGCTGCGGCGCCAGCAGTGCATCGGCGTGATCAGCATCGCGGGCCCGCGCTCGCGCCTGGGGCCTGCGGCCATGCAGGCCCTGGCACCGTCCTTGCTGGCGGCTGCCGCTGAACTCGGGCCCGTGAGCAATGCCTCGGGCCTGTTCGGTCGACCGCCCCTGGGCAAAGGATGA
- a CDS encoding MgtC/SapB family protein, producing the protein MNPLYLEVAVHLLSAMVAGGLIGLERSYHGRPAGFRTHTLVCLASSLLMLVTVYQGYWFGGEAAKGQVTMDPTRMAQGIMTGIGFLGAGVIFKEGLSVRGLTTAASIWVTAAIGVLMGVGFYFAGVLATVLTLGVLVVFHRIEQRLPTHIYAQLNVRFGREQAMLEAELRQLLTEHGFSIANLSYRLEDGDAFEYRMMVRTRKPEQLAVLARSLSGLKAVQQFRLSPTGD; encoded by the coding sequence ATGAACCCCCTGTACCTCGAAGTGGCCGTGCACCTGCTGAGTGCGATGGTGGCGGGCGGCCTGATCGGCCTGGAGCGCAGCTACCACGGCCGCCCCGCGGGCTTTCGCACGCACACGCTGGTGTGCCTGGCGTCGAGCCTGCTGATGCTGGTGACGGTGTACCAGGGCTACTGGTTCGGCGGCGAAGCCGCCAAGGGCCAGGTGACCATGGACCCGACGCGCATGGCGCAGGGCATCATGACCGGCATCGGTTTCCTGGGCGCCGGCGTGATCTTCAAAGAGGGCCTGTCGGTGCGCGGCCTGACCACCGCGGCCTCGATCTGGGTGACGGCGGCCATCGGCGTGCTGATGGGCGTGGGCTTTTACTTCGCGGGCGTGCTCGCCACGGTGCTCACGCTCGGGGTGCTGGTGGTGTTCCACCGCATCGAGCAGCGCCTGCCCACGCACATCTATGCGCAGCTCAACGTGCGCTTCGGCCGCGAGCAGGCCATGCTCGAAGCCGAGCTGCGGCAACTGCTCACCGAGCACGGCTTCTCGATCGCCAACCTGAGCTACCGGCTCGAAGACGGCGATGCCTTCGAGTACCGGATGATGGTGCGCACGCGCAAGCCCGAGCAACTCGCGGTGCTGGCGCGCAGCCTGAGCGGCTTGAAGGCGGTGCAGCAGTTCCGGTTGTCGCCGACGGGGGATTGA
- a CDS encoding TRAP transporter small permease, with protein MKAIALLARAAEAVAAALLAVIFLAFILQIALRYLFDLPVGWTAEISLVAWLWLILWGAAFVLRDAEEIRIDLLRALFGRRTQRVLASLGSIATVLLFALALPATWDYVSFMKVEKTSYLKIPFNWLYSVYLLFAVAVIARHLWLVFNALRGRDAEASTHIGSL; from the coding sequence GTGAAGGCCATTGCGCTGCTGGCGCGCGCGGCGGAGGCGGTTGCGGCCGCCCTGCTTGCGGTGATCTTCCTCGCCTTCATCCTACAGATCGCGCTGCGCTACCTGTTCGATCTGCCGGTGGGCTGGACCGCCGAGATCTCGCTCGTGGCCTGGCTGTGGCTGATCCTCTGGGGCGCGGCCTTCGTGCTGCGCGACGCCGAAGAGATCCGCATCGACCTGCTGCGCGCGCTGTTCGGCCGGCGCACGCAGCGCGTGCTGGCCTCGCTGGGCTCCATCGCCACGGTACTGCTGTTCGCGCTCGCGCTGCCCGCCACCTGGGACTACGTGAGCTTCATGAAGGTCGAGAAAACCTCGTACCTCAAGATCCCCTTCAACTGGCTGTACTCGGTCTACCTGCTGTTCGCGGTTGCGGTCATCGCGCGCCACCTGTGGCTGGTGTTCAACGCGCTGCGCGGACGCGACGCCGAGGCCTCGACCCACATAGGTTCGCTGTGA
- a CDS encoding response regulator, which produces MSTRVMMVDDNDSDLLYTRVTLQRCGEPCEVLAFERAQDALDHLGRPDHGVALILLDINMPVMDGFAFLDAFEALPPAQRGGASVVMLSSSSDPADRERAQAYQSVTGYLIKPLDRGEAAALLRRTAGH; this is translated from the coding sequence ATGTCCACCCGCGTGATGATGGTCGACGACAACGACAGCGACCTGCTCTACACCCGCGTCACGCTGCAACGCTGCGGCGAACCCTGCGAAGTCCTGGCCTTCGAGCGCGCCCAGGACGCCCTGGACCACCTGGGCCGGCCCGACCACGGCGTGGCCCTGATCCTGCTCGACATCAACATGCCCGTGATGGACGGCTTTGCCTTCCTCGACGCCTTCGAGGCGCTGCCGCCCGCGCAGCGCGGCGGGGCCTCGGTGGTCATGCTGTCGTCCTCGTCCGACCCGGCCGACCGCGAGCGCGCCCAGGCCTACCAGAGCGTCACGGGCTACCTCATCAAGCCGCTCGACCGCGGCGAAGCGGCCGCGCTGCTGCGCCGCACCGCCGGCCATTGA
- a CDS encoding glycosyltransferase, giving the protein MQQVDLVYFNAGGGHRASALALQAVLKEQARPWNVRLVNLFEVLDPQGRFRQLTGMAPEDWYNRRLARGWTLGMAQELKLLQALIRVSHPTLTRRLAAHWRSTRPDLVVSLIPNFNRAMCAALAQARPGVPYATVLTDLADHPPHFWIEPGQPQHVVCGTPRAVQQALAAGHPPGRVHATSGMILRPDFYRPPVADRAAARRALGLDPDRPTGLVLFGGHGSRAMLTLARQLPGVQLILICGHNAALARRLQALPAPAPRHVVGFTTEVPQLMDLADFFIGKPGPGSVSEAVQRGLPVIVVDNAWTMPQERYNPQWVLEHGLGLVARSHRGIGAAVAALMADLPAFRARVGARRNRALYEVPQLLAGLLAGDPAGAEMGERARPAYSSGFAPECPLEPECPPA; this is encoded by the coding sequence ATGCAGCAGGTCGACCTCGTTTACTTCAACGCCGGCGGCGGCCACCGCGCTTCCGCGCTCGCCTTGCAGGCCGTGCTCAAGGAGCAGGCCCGCCCGTGGAACGTGCGCCTGGTCAACCTGTTCGAGGTGCTCGACCCCCAGGGCCGCTTCCGCCAGCTCACCGGCATGGCCCCCGAAGACTGGTACAACCGCCGCCTCGCGCGCGGCTGGACCCTGGGCATGGCGCAAGAACTCAAGCTGCTGCAGGCGCTGATCCGCGTTTCGCACCCCACGCTCACGCGCCGCCTCGCCGCCCACTGGCGCAGCACCCGGCCCGACCTCGTCGTCTCGCTCATCCCCAACTTCAACCGCGCAATGTGCGCCGCGCTCGCGCAGGCCCGGCCCGGTGTGCCCTACGCCACCGTGCTCACCGACCTCGCCGACCACCCGCCGCACTTCTGGATCGAACCCGGCCAGCCCCAGCACGTCGTCTGCGGCACGCCGCGCGCGGTGCAGCAGGCCCTGGCCGCGGGCCACCCGCCCGGGCGGGTGCACGCCACCAGCGGCATGATCCTGCGGCCCGATTTCTACCGACCGCCTGTGGCCGACCGCGCCGCCGCGCGACGCGCCCTCGGGCTCGATCCCGATCGCCCCACCGGCCTGGTGCTGTTCGGCGGCCACGGCTCGCGCGCCATGCTCACCCTCGCGCGGCAACTGCCCGGCGTGCAGCTCATCCTCATCTGCGGCCACAACGCGGCGCTGGCGCGGCGGCTGCAGGCCCTGCCCGCGCCCGCCCCGCGCCACGTGGTGGGCTTCACCACCGAGGTGCCGCAGCTCATGGACCTGGCCGATTTCTTCATTGGCAAGCCCGGCCCCGGCAGCGTGAGCGAAGCGGTGCAGCGCGGCCTGCCGGTGATCGTGGTCGACAACGCCTGGACCATGCCGCAGGAGCGCTACAACCCGCAGTGGGTGCTCGAACACGGCCTGGGCCTGGTGGCGCGCAGCCACCGCGGCATCGGCGCCGCCGTGGCCGCGCTGATGGCCGATCTGCCGGCCTTCCGGGCGCGCGTGGGCGCGCGCCGCAACCGGGCGTTGTACGAGGTGCCGCAGCTGCTGGCGGGGCTGCTGGCCGGGGATCCGGCGGGGGCGGAGATGGGGGAGCGGGCGCGGCCCGCGTACAGTTCGGGTTTTGCGCCCGAATGCCCCCTGGAGCCCGAATGTCCACCCGCGTGA
- a CDS encoding sugar phosphate isomerase/epimerase family protein: MNHSRSIEEAVRGFGMDTITLAGPLKAKLQAMREAGFSQVMLKANDLVGHPEGWQAAVREVRESGLRGTGFQVLRDFEGLSGHLHEYKLDIAKTMLQMCAALGSKVLLVCSSTSAHASQDLDHHARDLRKLAMLALPLGIRIAYEGLSWGRTVNEYTTAWDVVCRADCPNLGIGLDSFHMLAAKTPLDALADIDPDKIFLVQLSDFLWQEARTFEERMTTARTYRVFPGEGVHTPQIIELVQALDRMGYVGDHSFEVFNDDYQQMPLPMVCERARRSALWLAEDVLRRSLPLPGQLRLRTA, from the coding sequence ATGAACCACAGCCGCAGCATCGAAGAAGCCGTGCGCGGCTTCGGCATGGACACCATCACGCTCGCGGGCCCGCTCAAGGCCAAGCTGCAGGCCATGCGCGAAGCGGGCTTCAGCCAGGTAATGCTCAAGGCCAACGACCTCGTGGGCCACCCCGAGGGCTGGCAGGCCGCGGTGCGCGAGGTGCGCGAGAGCGGCCTGCGCGGCACGGGCTTTCAGGTGCTGCGCGATTTCGAGGGCCTCTCGGGCCACCTGCACGAGTACAAGCTCGACATCGCCAAGACCATGTTGCAGATGTGCGCCGCGCTCGGCAGCAAGGTGCTGCTGGTGTGCTCGTCCACCTCGGCCCACGCCTCGCAAGACCTCGACCACCACGCGCGCGACCTGCGCAAGCTCGCGATGCTCGCGCTGCCGCTGGGCATTCGCATCGCCTACGAAGGCCTTTCGTGGGGCCGCACGGTGAACGAATACACCACCGCCTGGGACGTGGTCTGCCGCGCCGACTGCCCCAACCTGGGCATCGGTCTCGACTCCTTCCACATGCTCGCGGCCAAGACCCCGCTCGACGCGCTGGCCGACATCGACCCCGACAAGATCTTTCTCGTGCAGCTCTCGGACTTCCTGTGGCAGGAGGCGCGCACCTTCGAGGAGCGCATGACCACGGCGCGCACGTACCGTGTGTTCCCGGGCGAGGGCGTGCACACGCCGCAGATCATCGAACTGGTGCAGGCCCTGGACCGCATGGGCTATGTGGGCGACCACAGCTTCGAGGTCTTCAACGACGACTACCAGCAGATGCCGCTGCCCATGGTGTGCGAGCGCGCGCGCCGCTCGGCGCTCTGGCTGGCCGAGGACGTGCTGCGGCGCTCGCTGCCGCTGCCCGGTCAGCTGCGGCTGCGCACGGCCTGA
- the dctP gene encoding TRAP transporter substrate-binding protein DctP, with protein sequence MKPAVIDRRTALCVGAGLAAAALVPGLARAQTKLRFAAVFSDTDIRAEMIKRLSADIAPDHVIEPHLNATLFRQGTELVALQRDNLEMGNIAPQDIAKQVPAWSVLTSAYLFRDANHLSAFFASDLGAQMKKQVEDQLRVKILGPTFFGTRHVGLRGKKKVNVPADLAGVKLRMPAGDAWQLLGRSLGANPTPLAYAETYTGLQTGTVDGQDNPLPNVQNMKFYEVMGQVVLTSHLVSFDLLTLNLKTWQAMPADKQRAFQAAADKAMAWSAGEHVKREAELAEGLRRQGLDVYTPNIAAFREHAQKIYLASDEAKAWAPGVLDKIAAIK encoded by the coding sequence ATGAAGCCTGCTGTCATCGATCGCCGCACCGCCCTGTGCGTGGGCGCCGGCCTGGCCGCCGCCGCGCTGGTGCCGGGCCTGGCCCGCGCCCAGACCAAACTGCGCTTTGCCGCGGTGTTTTCCGACACCGACATCCGCGCCGAGATGATCAAGCGCCTGAGCGCCGACATCGCGCCCGATCACGTCATCGAGCCGCACCTCAACGCCACGCTGTTCCGCCAGGGCACCGAGCTGGTGGCGCTGCAGCGCGACAACCTCGAGATGGGCAACATCGCGCCGCAGGACATCGCCAAGCAGGTGCCGGCGTGGTCGGTGCTGACCTCGGCCTACCTGTTCCGCGACGCCAACCACCTCTCGGCCTTCTTCGCGAGCGATCTGGGCGCGCAGATGAAGAAGCAGGTGGAAGACCAGCTGCGCGTGAAGATCCTCGGGCCGACCTTCTTCGGCACGCGCCACGTGGGCCTGCGCGGCAAGAAGAAGGTCAATGTGCCGGCCGACCTCGCCGGCGTGAAGCTGCGCATGCCCGCGGGCGACGCCTGGCAGCTGCTGGGCCGCTCGCTCGGCGCCAATCCCACGCCGCTGGCCTATGCCGAGACCTACACCGGCCTGCAGACCGGCACCGTGGACGGCCAGGACAACCCGCTGCCCAACGTGCAGAACATGAAGTTCTACGAGGTCATGGGACAGGTGGTGCTGACCTCGCACCTGGTGAGCTTCGACCTGCTCACGCTCAACCTCAAGACCTGGCAGGCCATGCCGGCCGACAAGCAGCGCGCCTTCCAGGCCGCGGCCGACAAGGCCATGGCCTGGAGCGCGGGCGAGCACGTCAAGCGCGAGGCCGAGCTGGCCGAGGGCCTGCGCCGCCAGGGGCTGGACGTGTACACGCCCAACATCGCGGCTTTCCGTGAGCACGCGCAGAAAATCTACCTGGCCTCCGACGAGGCCAAGGCCTGGGCGCCGGGCGTGCTCGACAAGATCGCGGCGATCAAGTGA
- the mauJ gene encoding methylamine utilization protein MauJ — protein MPAIGSLTFSFDEGFDSGVALLLVKAPTEAVSGAYGRCYVQAAPDSPHVVCRFSGATNEEEAISRGTVIAQEALDMLSVLGRGDLVTRDAQDEHIAWWCSSGRNCVSLVSTATFTLKAGPIEITVRDADGNVVPPVRVAPTHHLAFRFYRLAQASDDLYDAYRNMYLAFESLLSSRYPKGRGQEINWLRASMASAATDLDLASLVPATATDPVQHFLHTVYEGARLPLFHAKDGRAYFAPAEGQSDRLAVEAALIMLTQVVLRMADKWHAARRLSSWVNLKLIEDQNRTLFDGSQFYYVDDPSVDLKKEPDHASLAGGVAFPAIFMDNFAGQTRHNLVGQVDTALLASRGRLQAVFLGRDGYPLIGFNPDTSIDMTGFHQLNVRLFIRGRNGGQPRYLFPR, from the coding sequence ATGCCTGCGATCGGATCACTTACGTTCTCCTTCGATGAAGGGTTTGACTCTGGCGTCGCGCTACTGCTGGTCAAAGCTCCGACTGAGGCAGTATCTGGCGCGTACGGACGTTGCTACGTGCAGGCCGCACCTGACTCTCCGCACGTTGTTTGTAGATTCAGCGGGGCGACGAATGAAGAAGAAGCAATCTCTAGAGGAACAGTGATTGCGCAAGAGGCGCTGGACATGCTCTCTGTGCTTGGGCGTGGCGATCTTGTCACTCGAGATGCGCAAGACGAACACATTGCTTGGTGGTGCTCTTCGGGCCGCAACTGTGTTTCTTTGGTGTCGACAGCCACGTTCACTCTCAAGGCAGGACCCATAGAGATCACAGTCAGAGACGCAGACGGGAATGTTGTCCCGCCAGTCCGCGTTGCGCCTACGCACCATCTGGCGTTTCGCTTCTATCGACTCGCGCAGGCGTCTGACGATCTGTACGACGCCTACCGCAACATGTATTTGGCGTTTGAGAGTCTGTTGTCGAGCAGGTATCCGAAGGGCCGGGGGCAGGAGATCAATTGGCTTCGGGCCTCCATGGCATCTGCGGCTACGGATCTCGATTTGGCCTCTCTGGTGCCAGCAACCGCTACGGACCCAGTACAGCACTTCCTCCATACGGTCTACGAAGGGGCGCGCCTTCCGCTGTTCCACGCGAAAGACGGTCGCGCGTACTTCGCTCCCGCCGAAGGCCAAAGTGATCGACTTGCGGTTGAAGCCGCGCTAATCATGCTCACCCAGGTGGTGCTGCGTATGGCCGACAAATGGCATGCTGCAAGACGCCTCTCCAGCTGGGTCAATCTCAAGCTCATAGAAGACCAGAACAGGACGCTATTCGATGGTTCGCAGTTCTACTATGTGGACGATCCGTCAGTCGATTTGAAGAAGGAGCCTGATCACGCTTCACTTGCCGGAGGGGTCGCCTTTCCGGCGATCTTTATGGACAACTTCGCGGGTCAAACTCGACACAATTTAGTCGGTCAGGTTGACACCGCACTGCTCGCGTCTCGAGGTCGATTACAGGCAGTTTTTCTAGGTCGTGATGGATACCCCCTCATTGGGTTCAATCCGGATACATCGATCGACATGACTGGCTTTCATCAACTGAATGTCCGCCTGTTCATTCGCGGACGGAACGGCGGGCAGCCTCGCTACCTCTTTCCTAGATGA
- a CDS encoding TRAP transporter large permease: protein MNPTSPFSMALAAIVLLSLLGVPIGQAMIGGSILYLWLKGMDMGSAAEQLLNSTYSSYLLLAIPLFILAASLMSSGSVLDRLLRWCNALVGRFPGGLAQVNVLQSVVFASMSGSALADAAGSGKLMQAMMTRDGRYPPAFAAALTAVSAVIGPILPPSIPLVLYALVSGTSIGYLFLAGVLPGLLLGAVQMALIHHQARTRRFPVEEPTPLRELPRVTRAALPALMMPVLLLGCLYSGITTPTEAAGVAAAYALLIAAFYYRSLSLRDVYESLQQSARTSISIGILIAGATVFNFVITSENIPASLSTLMRGLDLSPVSFLLLANLLLLVLGAFLEGSTIILVILPVLLPTAVALGVDPVHFGVVAVLNVMIGLVTPPYGLLLFMMTKIAEVPMGALVRECLPFLGVMLVALGITTFWPDFVLWLPRLAGYTG from the coding sequence GTGAACCCCACCAGTCCCTTTTCGATGGCGCTGGCCGCCATCGTGCTGCTGAGCCTGCTCGGCGTGCCCATCGGCCAGGCCATGATCGGCGGCTCCATCCTGTACCTGTGGCTCAAGGGCATGGACATGGGCAGCGCGGCCGAGCAGTTGCTCAACAGCACGTATTCGAGCTACCTGCTGCTGGCCATTCCGCTGTTCATCCTGGCCGCCAGCCTCATGAGCTCGGGCAGCGTGCTCGACCGCCTGCTGCGCTGGTGCAACGCGCTGGTGGGGCGCTTCCCCGGCGGGCTGGCGCAGGTGAACGTGCTGCAGAGCGTGGTGTTCGCGAGCATGTCGGGCTCGGCGCTGGCCGACGCGGCGGGCTCGGGCAAGCTCATGCAGGCCATGATGACGCGCGACGGCCGCTACCCGCCGGCCTTCGCGGCGGCGCTCACCGCGGTGTCGGCGGTCATCGGGCCCATCCTGCCGCCGTCCATTCCGCTGGTGCTGTACGCGCTGGTGTCGGGCACCTCCATCGGCTACCTGTTCCTGGCCGGCGTGCTGCCCGGCCTGCTGCTGGGCGCGGTGCAGATGGCCCTGATCCACCACCAGGCGCGCACGCGCCGCTTTCCGGTGGAAGAGCCGACGCCCCTGCGCGAGCTGCCGCGCGTGACGCGCGCGGCCCTGCCCGCGCTGATGATGCCGGTGCTGCTGCTCGGCTGCCTCTACAGCGGCATCACCACGCCCACCGAGGCCGCGGGCGTGGCCGCCGCCTACGCGCTGCTGATCGCGGCCTTCTACTACCGCAGCCTGTCGCTGCGCGACGTGTACGAATCGCTGCAGCAGAGCGCGCGCACCAGCATCTCCATCGGCATCCTGATCGCGGGCGCTACGGTGTTCAACTTCGTGATCACCTCCGAGAACATCCCGGCCTCGCTGAGCACGCTGATGCGGGGGCTGGACCTGTCACCGGTGAGCTTCCTGCTGCTGGCCAATCTCTTGCTGCTGGTGCTGGGCGCCTTCCTCGAGGGCTCGACCATCATCCTGGTGATCCTGCCGGTGCTGCTGCCCACGGCCGTGGCGCTGGGCGTGGACCCGGTGCACTTCGGCGTGGTGGCGGTGCTCAACGTCATGATCGGCCTGGTCACGCCGCCTTATGGCCTGCTGCTGTTCATGATGACCAAGATCGCCGAGGTGCCCATGGGCGCGCTGGTGCGCGAGTGCCTGCCCTTCCTGGGCGTGATGCTCGTGGCCCTGGGCATCACCACCTTCTGGCCCGACTTCGTGCTCTGGCTGCCGCGCCTCGCGGGCTACACGGGCTGA